In the genome of Triticum urartu cultivar G1812 chromosome 5, Tu2.1, whole genome shotgun sequence, one region contains:
- the LOC125505992 gene encoding cytochrome P450 81Q32-like, with the protein MDTVTALAGAAALFIFITSLLRLRHPLLRGRKNDGKTKSTQLPPSPVAIPFLGHLHLLKRPFHAALSRLAARHGPVFSLRLGSRPAVVVSSAAGARECFTDHDVTFADRPRFPSLQLVCFGCTTLPTSRYGPYWRNLRRVATVQLLSAHRVGCMTADIASEVRAMARRLAHAAAADPGGTALVELKRSLFEVSLSALMETVAQTKTSRAEGAEDTDMSPEAQEFKESLDEIVPLLGGANMWDFLPVLRWFDVFGVRNKIVAAVSRRDAFLRRLIDAERRRLDDGVGEGEKKSMIAVLLDLQKTEPDIYTDKVTMALCMTMFSAGTETTATTAEWAMDPSAWEHPLEFRPERFEDGKAEGLFMMPFGMGRRKCPGEALALRMLGLVLGTLVQCFHWDRVGDDEVDMGEGGGLTLPKAVPLQAMCRPRAAMADVLRGL; encoded by the exons ATGGACACTGTCACCGCCCTCGCCGGCGCGGCCGCCCTTTTCATCTTCATCACCTCACTACTCCGTCTACGCCACCCACTCCTCCGCGGCCGCAAGAACGATGGTAAAACCAAGAGCACGCAGCTTCCGCCGAGCCCCGTCGCCATCCCCTTCCTCggccacctccacctcctcaaAAGGCCGTTCCACGCCGCGCTCTCCCGCCTCGCCGCGCGCCACGGCCCGGTCTTCTCCCTGCGCCTCGGCTCGCGCCCCGCCGTGGTCGTGTCATCGGCTGCGGGCGCCAGGGAGTGCTTCACGGACCACGACGTGACCTTCGCCGACCGCCCGCGGTTCCCTTCCCTGCAGCTGGTGTGCTTCGGCTGCACCACGCTCCCGACATCCCGCTACGGCCCCTACTGGCGCAACCTCCGCCGCGTTGCCACGGTGCAGCTCCTCTCCGCGCACCGGGTGGGCTGCATGACCGCGGACATCGCCAGCGAGGTGCGCGCGATGGCGCGCCGCCTGGCACATGCCGCCGCGGCCGACCCCGGCGGCACCGCGCTGGTGGAGCTCAAGCGGAGCCTGTTTGAGGTGTCCCTTAGCGCCTTGATGGAGACCGTCGCGCAGACGAAGACGTCCCGCGCCGAGGGGGCCGAGGATACGGACATGTCGCCGGAGGCACAGGAGTTCAAGGAGTCGCTGGACGAGATCGTTCCACTGCTAGGCGGGGCCAACATGTGGGACTTCCTGCCGGTGCTACGGTGGTTCGATGTGTTCGGCGTGAGGAACAAGATCGTGGCTGCGGTGAGCAGGAGGGACGCGTTCCTGCGGCGGCTCATCGACGCCGAGCGGCGGAGGCTGGACGACGGCGTCGGCGAGGGGGAGAAGAAGAGCATGATTGCCGTGCTGCTCGATTTGCAAAAGACAGAGCCGGATATCTACACGGACAAGGTGACCATGGCTCTGTGCATG ACCATGTTCAGCGCGGGGACAGAGACAACGGCGACGACGGCGGAGTGGGCGAT GGACCCGTCGGCGTGGGAGCACCCGTTGGAGTTCAGGCCAGAGCGGTTCGAGGACGGGAAGGCCGAGGGTCTGTTCATGATGCCGTTCGGGATGGGGCGGCGCAAGTGCCCCGGCGAGGCCCTAGCGCTGCGGATGCTGGGCCTGGTTCTGGGCACGCTGGTGCAGTGCTTCCATTGGGacagggttggtgatgatgaggTTGACATGGGTGAAGGAGGTGGGCTGACGCTCCCCAAGGCGGTGCCGCTGCAGGCGATGTGCCGACCGCGGGCAGCCATGGCCGATGTCCTGCGGGGGCTGTGA